One Gemmatimonadota bacterium genomic window carries:
- a CDS encoding polynucleotide kinase-phosphatase — MNITLPEISLVVLIGVSGSGKSTFAKTHFKPTEVLSSDYFRGLISDDETDQTITKEAFETLHYVAAKRLANYKLTVIDATSVQESARKPLVALAKQHHVFPIAIVLDMPEDLCRERNKHRPERNFAHRVIAQQRHQLRRSLKRLKREGFRRIYTLRSEEEIQRVCVTREKVWPNRRDECGPFDIIGDIHGCYDELLALLDKLGYDIQPDHTAPPPGRKAIFLGDLVDRGPKTPQVLDLVMQMVNSGTALCIPGNHDTRLVRALQGKKVRPTYGLSETLEQLESYSTEDHKRYAKFLDSLVSHYILDNGNLIVAHAGMKEELAGRTSGTVRAFALYGETTGETDEFGLPIRLNWAARYRGTATVVYGHTPVSDPEWLNNTVNIDTGCVYGGALTALRYPEKECVSVPALKTYSKPSRPLTSQTTRSAQQTHDDMLDIDDVSGKRAVDTFLIPRITIREEHATAALEIMSRYAIDPKWLIYLPPTMSPSKPSSRPNILEHPDEAYAYYRENNIAQVIAEEKHMGSRAIVILCKDDEVAHSRFGLSEPAPGACYTRTGRPFFDDTTLETAFLSRIQNAVSKADLWNDLNTTWIALDCELMPWSARAQQLLQEQYAAVGASARASLNATIEALNATATNNIDVADWLAKYRASSQRIDHYIHAYRAYCWPVHNLTDLKLAPFHILATEGSVHHNQPHTYHMETLSKLCLADPELLHATSYRVVDLNDTQSCANTTAWWKEKTAQGSEGMVVKPIDFIAQNKKGRLIQPAIKCRGREYLRIIYGPEYTTPENLEKLRWRNVKTKQSLALREFALGLEALSRFVKNEPLRRIHECVFGVLALETEPVDPRL; from the coding sequence ATGAACATCACACTCCCCGAAATCTCCCTCGTCGTCCTCATCGGCGTATCTGGCTCTGGCAAATCCACATTTGCCAAAACCCACTTCAAACCGACCGAAGTCCTCTCCTCCGACTACTTCCGCGGACTCATCAGCGACGACGAAACCGACCAGACCATCACAAAAGAGGCATTTGAAACCCTCCACTACGTGGCAGCCAAACGCCTCGCCAATTACAAACTCACCGTTATCGACGCCACCAGCGTACAGGAAAGCGCCCGCAAACCCCTCGTCGCACTGGCCAAACAACATCACGTCTTCCCCATCGCCATCGTCCTCGACATGCCCGAAGACCTCTGCCGCGAACGCAACAAACACCGCCCAGAACGCAACTTTGCGCATCGCGTCATCGCGCAACAACGCCATCAACTCCGCCGCTCGCTCAAACGCCTCAAACGCGAGGGATTTCGCCGCATCTACACCCTGCGCTCAGAAGAGGAAATCCAGCGCGTGTGTGTCACACGCGAAAAAGTTTGGCCCAACCGCCGCGACGAATGTGGTCCCTTTGACATCATCGGCGATATCCACGGATGTTACGACGAACTCCTTGCGCTACTCGACAAACTCGGCTACGACATTCAACCCGACCACACCGCACCACCGCCGGGACGCAAAGCCATCTTCCTCGGCGACCTCGTAGATCGCGGTCCCAAAACACCCCAAGTGCTCGATCTCGTCATGCAAATGGTCAATTCCGGTACCGCCCTCTGCATCCCCGGCAATCACGACACGCGCCTCGTTCGCGCACTACAGGGCAAAAAGGTTAGACCCACTTATGGCCTTTCCGAAACCCTCGAACAGCTCGAATCATATTCCACTGAAGACCACAAACGCTATGCAAAATTCCTCGACAGCCTCGTCAGCCACTACATACTCGACAACGGCAACCTCATCGTTGCACACGCCGGAATGAAAGAAGAACTCGCCGGACGCACCTCGGGCACCGTGCGCGCCTTCGCACTATATGGCGAAACCACGGGTGAAACCGACGAATTTGGTCTGCCCATCCGCCTCAACTGGGCGGCGCGATATCGCGGCACAGCCACCGTCGTCTATGGACACACCCCCGTATCCGATCCCGAATGGCTCAACAACACCGTCAACATCGACACGGGCTGCGTCTATGGCGGTGCACTCACAGCCCTGCGCTATCCCGAAAAAGAATGCGTTTCCGTACCGGCGCTCAAAACATATAGCAAACCCTCGCGTCCTCTTACCTCTCAGACCACGCGCTCAGCACAGCAAACGCACGACGACATGCTCGACATCGACGACGTCAGCGGCAAACGCGCCGTAGATACCTTTCTCATCCCGCGCATCACCATCCGCGAAGAACACGCCACTGCCGCACTCGAAATCATGAGCCGCTACGCCATCGACCCCAAATGGCTGATCTACCTGCCGCCGACCATGTCCCCATCAAAACCCAGTTCGCGTCCCAACATCCTCGAACACCCCGATGAAGCTTATGCCTACTACCGGGAAAACAACATCGCTCAGGTCATAGCAGAAGAAAAACACATGGGCTCCCGCGCCATTGTCATCCTGTGCAAAGACGACGAAGTTGCCCACTCGCGTTTTGGCCTATCCGAACCCGCACCCGGCGCGTGCTATACCCGAACAGGTCGCCCCTTCTTTGACGATACAACCCTCGAAACCGCATTCCTTTCCCGCATCCAAAACGCCGTCTCCAAAGCCGACCTCTGGAACGACCTCAACACCACATGGATAGCTCTCGACTGCGAACTCATGCCCTGGTCTGCGCGCGCACAACAACTATTGCAAGAACAATACGCGGCTGTCGGTGCCTCTGCCCGCGCCTCGCTCAACGCCACCATCGAGGCCCTCAACGCCACCGCGACCAACAACATCGACGTCGCCGACTGGCTCGCCAAATACAGAGCCAGTTCACAACGCATCGACCACTACATCCACGCATACCGCGCCTACTGCTGGCCCGTTCACAATCTCACAGACCTCAAACTCGCGCCCTTTCACATCCTCGCCACAGAAGGAAGCGTTCACCACAACCAGCCACACACCTATCACATGGAAACCCTCTCAAAGCTGTGTCTGGCTGACCCCGAACTCCTCCATGCCACATCATACCGCGTCGTCGATCTCAACGACACACAAAGTTGTGCCAACACCACCGCTTGGTGGAAAGAAAAAACAGCACAGGGCAGCGAGGGCATGGTCGTCAAACCCATAGATTTTATTGCGCAAAATAAAAAAGGCCGGCTGATCCAGCCCGCCATCAAATGCAGAGGACGCGAATACCTCCGCATCATCTATGGTCCCGAATACACCACCCCCGAAAATCTCGAAAAATTGCGCTGGCGCAATGTCAAAACCAAGCAATCCCTTGCCCTGCGCGAATTTGCCCTGGGCCTCGAAGCCCTCAGCCGCTTCGTTAAAAACGAACCCCTGCGCCGCATCCACGAATGCGTCTTCGGCGTCCTCGCGCTCGAAACAGAGCCCGTGGATCCGCGGCTGTAG
- a CDS encoding sulfatase-like hydrolase/transferase: protein MPDRPNILFIITDQQYAGAMSCAGNPDVHTPNMDSLAETGVRFTRAYCTHPLCGPQRASYMTGLYPHQNGATSNGTPIKAEYKGQTLGNFLNNAGYDCALSGKWHVPGTTPEESGLEVICGNRDDEVPLRAIEFMKRDRDNPFFLIASFLNPHDICQVARSQPLPQGPVPEPATIEECPNLPTNFAIPPYSPDILQMLRQANRRVYPTIEYTE, encoded by the coding sequence ATGCCAGACCGTCCCAATATCCTCTTCATCATCACCGATCAGCAATACGCCGGAGCCATGTCCTGCGCGGGCAACCCCGACGTACACACCCCCAATATGGACAGCCTCGCCGAAACCGGCGTGCGCTTCACCCGCGCCTATTGCACGCATCCTCTGTGCGGTCCCCAGCGCGCCAGCTATATGACGGGCCTCTATCCCCATCAAAACGGTGCCACGAGCAACGGCACCCCGATCAAAGCCGAATACAAAGGCCAAACCCTCGGCAACTTCCTCAACAACGCGGGTTATGATTGCGCCCTCTCGGGCAAATGGCACGTCCCGGGCACCACACCCGAAGAAAGCGGCCTCGAAGTCATCTGCGGCAACCGCGACGATGAAGTGCCCCTTCGCGCCATCGAATTTATGAAACGCGACCGCGACAACCCCTTCTTCCTCATCGCGTCATTCCTCAACCCCCACGACATCTGCCAGGTCGCCCGCAGTCAGCCGCTTCCACAAGGTCCTGTACCAGAACCCGCAACCATAGAAGAATGTCCGAACCTGCCCACAAACTTCGCCATCCCACCCTACTCACCCGACATCCTGCAAATGCTGCGCCAGGCCAACCGCCGCGTCTATCCCACCATTGAATATACCGAAGA